The sequence GCAATATACGGCTATATCTTTTACAGCATAGCCATAACGATGCTTCTTGGCTCCCTGATAGGAGTTCAAATCGGCGCTATGGTAACAACATTTGTAAAGGGCACAACAATCAAGCTCTTTTATGCACTAACCATATTAGCAGGATTCGTAAACAGGCTTGCAGCACTCCCACCAAGATTATCAGATGCAAATATTATCGCTATAAGCAAGGAAGCTTCAAGTGTCTTAACAATGATTGGAACAGTTGTATTCTTTGGATTGGTAGCGCTATTTGGATTCTTTGTGCTGTATACCTTTTACGCTAACGTAATAATATCAAAGAAGCCAGCCAAGGAAGTTGTCGAATCAAAGAAGATCTCTTAAGAACAAAATACGAGAGGAGTGAAGAAGATGTTATCAAATAAGAATAAGCTTCAATTAGGTCTTATAGGAATAATAAGCTTTATGGCAATGTTGGTAGTATGGCTTAGCCCTGTCGCACCAGGACACCTGACAGGACTTCAGTGGACCGATCAATTTTTCAACGGTCTTACAAAGGCATCAGCTTATCAATATCCAAAAGTGTTCAAGGATAGTGAGCGCTTTATAGGCAAAACATTTAATCTAAACTATCGTGCATCGAATGAAAACGAAGCAAAAATGCTCGAAAAGCTATATACATCCTTTGGCGCAAAGGTTGAAATTCAGGGAACTTCTTTAGCTATTAGCGGAGACTTAGGAAGGGTGTCACAAGGAATACTCTCATATAGCGAGGACTTCTTCAACAATAGAAGAAAGGATATGACAAGCGTATTAGGTTTTGATAGCAAAGACGGACTATATGCTATATATCTATCTCAGCAAGCCCTTGAAAAGTCCTATTTAAGAAACAATCAGGCATCAGAGCTACAATTTGTAAGAGAAATTTTAGAAAGAGCTATAGAGCCAGCCTACAATTTTGACGGAATAGTTGCTGCTGGAGCTCCAAAGTCCGTTGAAGGAGAATATGCCCTGGGCGCCCTTAGAAGTTATCCAAGCATAGAACAAAGCCCTGTTGGGATAAAGGAAATGATAATTCTTAGCGCTTTAATAATATTTTATCTACTATATACCTGCTGGTATGGTTTCTCGCTAATGTACCTATTAGAAGGCGCAGGAGTATCAAAGCTAAGTAAGAAGTCAAGAAAAGAAGCATAGGCAATGTTCAACACAGAGGGCACATCAAATATGTGCCCTCTCAAGAAAAAATCTCATAAAAGGGGTGATGAAGAAGATGAATCCAATATTAATAGTCATAAAAGATATAAAAAACGATAAAAATGTCTTAAAAGGAGGATTCGAAAAGGCGATAGAAGAAGGAAGACCTGCAGTCATAGCTAAGATAATAGAAAAATCAGAGCACCTTGGAGTTTACAACCCAGAAGCAGAGGAATATTTCGTCCAAAAAGCGTGGCAGGAAATCGAAAAGGCGATTGAAGATGGAAGAAGACTAGGAATAAATGCTTATGGAATCGTGAAAATAGGCTTGCTAGAAGAAAAGATAGATGAAGTAGCAAAGGAAGTAAAAGCAAAACTCGTAGTGATTGGGCAAAAGAAATTGAGTGGTCTTAAAAAACTCGTGTTTGGCCACGGCATCACAGAAGAGGGAAGCTTTGAAAACGTTTGTCCGGTATTACTAATAGGGAAAAAATAAGTAACGTCCTTTAAGCAATAAACATTTTTTGTGCTAAAATTATTAAAAAAAGTGGGGGTATTAAGACCTTTAAAAACTTTAATCTGTCAATTTTAAATTTAGCAAAAAAGCCATATCTATTTCTAATAGCTATTTTAATATGCGCATTTTTAGCTTTTTTATGTTTTGTTATGAGGGCAGATTTCAGCTTAGAACCCAGCACATATATTAATCTAAACGAAAGGCTTTCCAATAGCTATTTAGAAAGGGACAAAACCGACATACTAAGGGTGGTGGTCTCGTCGACCCTCAGTCCAAAAGAGACAATTCACACCTATCAGCCTTTGCTCCAATATATCTCAAAAAAAACTGGTCTACAATGCATCCTAATACAAAAAAAGACAAATTTTGAAATCAAAGATTTGTTCAACTCTAAAGCGGTAGATATAGGAATAATAACGGCAAGCGCATATGTCCTTGATCAGGATCAGATGGACATTTTGGCGATACCTGTAATAAATAATGACTTAACTTTTTCATCAGTTATAGTCTCAAACAAAAATAATATAAGAACATTTGAAGATTTAAAAGGAAAATCAATAGCATTTACCGATATCGCATCCTTTTCTGGATATCTTATACCCTTATACTATCTCAGAGAAAATAATTTGGATATAAACTACTTTTCCAATCACATTTTTACATTTAATAGTTCTGACTCTATTCGCGCTCTCTTAGAAAACATCGTAGATGCTGCAGCTTTAAATAGTAAATTTTTTAGAACCTATGTAAAAGAAAACCCTGAAATGTCAGAAAATCTACATATTGTCTGGCAATCTCCAATCAGAATCGGAAACCCGCCAATCGTAGCCAGAAAAAATATAAGTCCCGAGGTTGAAAAAAAAGTTAAAGATGTATTATTAAATATGTCCAACGATCCTGAAGGACAAAGAATTCTCAAAAATATGGGATACGACAACTTCTCCAGACCACAATCATTACTATATTTGCCTATAAAAATGATACTGCGAAAACTCGAACAATGAGCTTAAAAACAAAGATTTTAATTATCAATATATTTTCAATATTTATAATAACTTTAGGGATAGCTTTAGAAATAAAGATCGTACTAACACAAAATCTTGAAGATAGGCTGATTCTGAGGACTAACAACATAGCATCCAACCTCTCGGACAGCGTAATAGAACCACTATTATCAAATAATATTTATTTTGTTCATCAGATCCTTGTGCAATACAAAGAAAACAATCCTGAGGTAAGTTATATAAACATAATAGGCAACCAAAAAGAGGTACTTAGCAGCACCTTTAGCAATGGCTTTCCAAAAGAGCTTTATCTTTTACAAACTAGCGACACAGGGAACAATACAGAGGTATTTTCCTCTGAAATAGGTAAAATTATCGATATTAAATATCCTATTGCAGATGGCTCTTTCGGATATATCCACGTTGGTGTCACAGAAAAAGAGGTTGAAAAAAGAATACAAGAAATAATAGAAACGATTCTTTTGTTTGGTTTCTTTATTAACCTGCTAGCCTCTGTTTTACTTTACAAGCTTACAAATTCAATAACCAATAATTTAAAAAAGCTGACTTTATACGCAAAAAGCATAGCTATTGGCAATAGCGTTTCTCAACCAGATATAAAAGCCGATGATGAGGTAAAAGAACTCTTTACGTCATTCAGGCACATGCTCATGTCGCTGGAAATATCCTCAAAAGAAGAAATAAAACTAATTACAAAGTTAAAAGATGAAGAAAGAAAAAGAGAACTTCTAAAAAAGACTATGGAGACGCTCGAGAAAGAAAGAAAAAGAATTTCGATGGAGATACACGATTCGGTAATGCAAAATCTTGCATCTATAAATATAATGCTAAAGATAATCCAATCAAGGCTAAATCAACAAGAAAAATTAGAAATAGAAAATTTACAAAAATTAATAGAAGATACAATAGAAGAGCTCAGAAACATCGCAAGAAATCTTAGGCCGCCTCAATTAGAAAAATTGGGTTTAAAATCAAGTTTAGAATCTTTTTTTGATGAGATAGAAAAAAGACATAATTTAAAAATAGATTTTGACTTTACAATAAGTGAAGAAAAATTAGATTGGACCTGGTCAATTAACATCTATAGGATAATTCAAGAGGCCATATCC is a genomic window of Thermodesulfobium sp. 4217-1 containing:
- the phnD gene encoding phosphate/phosphite/phosphonate ABC transporter substrate-binding protein, whose translation is MRADFSLEPSTYINLNERLSNSYLERDKTDILRVVVSSTLSPKETIHTYQPLLQYISKKTGLQCILIQKKTNFEIKDLFNSKAVDIGIITASAYVLDQDQMDILAIPVINNDLTFSSVIVSNKNNIRTFEDLKGKSIAFTDIASFSGYLIPLYYLRENNLDINYFSNHIFTFNSSDSIRALLENIVDAAALNSKFFRTYVKENPEMSENLHIVWQSPIRIGNPPIVARKNISPEVEKKVKDVLLNMSNDPEGQRILKNMGYDNFSRPQSLLYLPIKMILRKLEQ
- a CDS encoding sensor histidine kinase, translating into MSLKTKILIINIFSIFIITLGIALEIKIVLTQNLEDRLILRTNNIASNLSDSVIEPLLSNNIYFVHQILVQYKENNPEVSYINIIGNQKEVLSSTFSNGFPKELYLLQTSDTGNNTEVFSSEIGKIIDIKYPIADGSFGYIHVGVTEKEVEKRIQEIIETILLFGFFINLLASVLLYKLTNSITNNLKKLTLYAKSIAIGNSVSQPDIKADDEVKELFTSFRHMLMSLEISSKEEIKLITKLKDEERKRELLKKTMETLEKERKRISMEIHDSVMQNLASINIMLKIIQSRLNQQEKLEIENLQKLIEDTIEELRNIARNLRPPQLEKLGLKSSLESFFDEIEKRHNLKIDFDFTISEEKLDWTWSINIYRIIQEAISNIVKHTSADIAVVLIKELDDKIELEIRDNGEGFNVEDTLNKKATRLGIIDMRERAKTYGGQFNISSTKGGGTVVKISFPKPKNNDIS
- a CDS encoding universal stress protein, with the translated sequence MNPILIVIKDIKNDKNVLKGGFEKAIEEGRPAVIAKIIEKSEHLGVYNPEAEEYFVQKAWQEIEKAIEDGRRLGINAYGIVKIGLLEEKIDEVAKEVKAKLVVIGQKKLSGLKKLVFGHGITEEGSFENVCPVLLIGKK